From Draconibacterium halophilum, one genomic window encodes:
- a CDS encoding M48 family metallopeptidase → MASQVVQLKHIGKVTFSQNQRSKNIKLSVKPDKSVLVSFPFFVTPKEALAFVTKNEQWVLKQQSKMQARLTTLKPDTEIETKLHKIQIVQGEKKETKRKGNTITISVPDFEDEESIAFIENILTTIYRYEAKRLLPVRISDLAKKYGFNYNKVTIRNNRRNWGSCSSKNNISLNLQMMKLPVKLIDYILLHELVHTEIKNHGPKFWERLNQITDGKARELAREIKKYSTYTL, encoded by the coding sequence ATGGCAAGCCAAGTAGTTCAATTAAAACATATCGGCAAGGTTACTTTTTCTCAAAACCAACGATCTAAAAATATTAAACTTAGCGTAAAACCCGACAAATCTGTGCTGGTTTCTTTTCCTTTTTTTGTAACACCAAAGGAAGCACTGGCTTTTGTCACAAAAAATGAGCAATGGGTTTTAAAGCAACAGAGCAAAATGCAGGCCCGCTTAACCACCTTAAAACCAGACACTGAGATTGAAACAAAATTGCATAAAATTCAAATTGTTCAGGGCGAAAAAAAAGAAACGAAAAGAAAAGGTAACACCATTACGATCTCTGTCCCGGACTTTGAAGATGAAGAATCGATAGCCTTTATCGAAAATATTTTAACCACTATTTATCGTTACGAAGCTAAACGACTACTTCCTGTTCGCATTTCTGATCTGGCCAAAAAGTACGGTTTTAACTACAACAAAGTAACCATAAGGAATAACCGCCGAAACTGGGGAAGCTGTTCATCAAAAAACAATATCAGCCTGAATTTGCAAATGATGAAACTGCCGGTAAAACTGATTGACTATATTCTGCTGCACGAATTAGTGCATACCGAAATTAAAAATCATGGCCCGAAATTCTGGGAACGATTAAACCAGATAACGGATGGAAAGGCGCGAGAACTAGCACGCGAAATAAAAAAATACTCTACTTACACCCTTTAA
- a CDS encoding efflux RND transporter periplasmic adaptor subunit, which translates to MDNRSRLFVYSLLAILASMLFACKGNSDKSAIKTEVVNRGPVVASFKCPGSVGAGNVVSVLNPLRNSVVAVYKMPGEQVKKGELIMQLDKTQIQDEISSLNNQLLQKQNALEKNRLNARSIQLDLNQSEQAKKARVENMKHSLEQQEKLLEAGGTSQARVDQIKQNLALAESDLNNQAEKNSIRLQQLEMDERNLELQIASFKKSLSTQRAILQKTDVKAPVSGILLELAGNVGDYVSLDGALVTIADENTSKIVGTAGKNKLGLIHAGGEVEVLVNGEKFMGTIGQVYDDENSESVSFDVFIAENDQQKLNDVENVELLVKANDKENVLRIRKLPGMTLSQHFDVLLQKDDEVIRTEIVLGTIGKDYCEIISGVNEGDVILVKDPSTALVQ; encoded by the coding sequence ATGGATAACAGATCCCGATTATTTGTTTATAGCCTTCTGGCAATTTTGGCGAGCATGCTGTTTGCCTGTAAAGGAAATTCGGATAAATCAGCTATTAAAACCGAAGTTGTAAATCGTGGCCCGGTGGTGGCTTCGTTTAAATGCCCGGGAAGCGTTGGCGCGGGCAATGTTGTGTCGGTGCTAAATCCTCTGCGAAACTCGGTGGTTGCTGTTTATAAAATGCCCGGCGAGCAGGTTAAAAAAGGGGAACTTATTATGCAGCTCGACAAAACACAAATTCAAGATGAAATTTCCAGTCTGAATAACCAGTTATTGCAGAAGCAAAATGCCCTTGAAAAAAACCGGTTAAATGCACGAAGTATTCAGCTCGATCTTAATCAAAGTGAACAAGCGAAAAAGGCTCGTGTCGAGAATATGAAACATTCGCTTGAGCAGCAGGAAAAACTGCTGGAAGCCGGCGGAACATCGCAGGCAAGAGTAGACCAGATAAAACAAAACCTGGCTTTGGCAGAGAGCGATTTAAACAACCAGGCCGAAAAGAATTCAATACGTTTACAGCAGCTTGAGATGGATGAGCGCAACCTGGAACTACAAATTGCTTCGTTTAAAAAGAGCCTGAGTACACAAAGAGCTATTCTCCAAAAGACAGATGTTAAAGCACCGGTTTCAGGAATTCTGCTGGAGCTTGCCGGGAATGTGGGGGATTATGTTTCGCTCGATGGGGCGCTGGTAACAATTGCCGATGAAAATACTTCTAAAATTGTTGGAACCGCCGGTAAAAATAAGCTCGGTTTAATTCACGCCGGAGGAGAGGTGGAAGTGTTAGTGAACGGTGAAAAGTTTATGGGAACTATCGGTCAGGTTTACGACGATGAGAATTCGGAGTCGGTCTCGTTTGATGTTTTTATTGCCGAAAATGATCAGCAAAAACTGAATGACGTTGAAAATGTTGAGTTGCTGGTAAAAGCTAACGACAAGGAAAATGTGCTCCGAATTCGAAAATTGCCGGGAATGACATTATCGCAACATTTCGATGTTTTGCTTCAGAAAGATGATGAAGTTATTCGAACCGAAATTGTTTTGGGAACTATTGGTAAAGATTACTGTGAAATCATTTCAGGCGTGAATGAAGGCGATGTTATTTTGGTTAAAGATCCTTCTACCGCTCTGGTGCAATAA